A section of the Primulina eburnea isolate SZY01 chromosome 1, ASM2296580v1, whole genome shotgun sequence genome encodes:
- the LOC140810934 gene encoding uncharacterized protein yields MAANARTASYSYQENIPLCHVYLDISQDPIIGINQSRNKFWSRVEQSYKSSRAPDMTEVRNKRSVQSRMGLILAAISKLKACIQQVEQLHPSGASDVDIIIRAKELMKHDSNFKKGFKFDHVWSIMKDMEKFAASSNHLRSTIQRSIEFFDSQQSDTQATDSPKSASPGLSPFEINLSDENIGEQNRKMLDLTRFQEENKILVIDLNSIQDPSLRENFKAEQSRILSEREERKRARDSLDYGKYFGDIGGSGSSLPPF; encoded by the exons ATGGCTGCGAATGCACGAACTGCTTCTTATTCATATCAAGAAAACATACCCCTTTGTCATGTTTATCTTGACATTTCCCAAGATCCTATCATAGGCATAAACCAATCTCGAAATAAATTTTGGAGTCGTGTCGAGCAAAGCTACAAAAGTTCTAGAGCACCCGACATGACTGAAGTTCGTAACAAAAGATCTGTGCAATCTCGTATGGGCTTAATATTGGCGGCGATTAGTAAATTAAAAGCATGCATCCAACAAGTTGAACAACTCCATCCAAGCGGTGCTTCAGATGTGGATATT ATAATTCGTGCAAAAGAGTTAATGAAACATGATTCTAATTTCAAGAAAGGTTTTAAGTTTGATCATGTATGGTCTATTATGAAAGATATGGAGAAATTTGCAGCTTCGTCAAATCATTTACGGTCAACAATTCAAAGAAGTATTGAATTTTTCGACTCTCAACAATCGGACACACAAGCAACGGATTCCCCCAAATCAGCGTCCCCTGGATTATcaccatttgagattaatttaagtgatgaaaatattggTG AACAAAATCGAAAAATGTTGGATTTGACTAGGTttcaagaagaaaacaaaattttggtAATTGATCTCAACTCAATTCAAGATCCATCTTTGCGTGAAAATTTTAAGGCCGAACAGTCAAGAATTTTGAGTGAGAGAGAAGAAAGAAAACGTGCACGTGATAGTCTCGACTATGGAAAATATTTTGGAGACATTGGAGGATCTGGATCCAGCTTACCTCCGTTTTAA
- the LOC140810177 gene encoding uncharacterized protein produces MRMLAYCTPADAADEYIKIGESTTIQCLQRFCRDIVEVFVERYLRSPTSIDIDRLLRIGEKRGFPGMLGRLDCMHWRWKNCPTAWARQYAGRSGSPTIILEAVVDYDLWIWHAFFGMSGSNNDINVLEASNLFSNLAQGIAPPANYFIGGKEYHQGYYLANASPARAWPKKHLQDIMTACIIMHNMIIEDERDLDTPIQDELEAPTPNVEMVTDQNIRFQEISCSV; encoded by the exons ATGCGGATGTTGGCATACTGTACACCAGCAGATGCTGCTGATGAATATATTAAGATAGGAGAATCAACTACAATTCAATGCCTTCAACGTTTTTGTCGGGATATTGTAGAGGTGTTTGTAGAGCGATACCTAAGGTCACCTACCTCCATTGATATTGATAGACTACTGCGTATTGGTGAAAAACGTGGATTTCCTGGAATGTTGGGAAGATTGGACTGTATGCATTGGAGATGGAAAAATTGCCCAACAGCATGGGCAAGACAATACGCGGGTCGTAGTGGTTCTCCGACCATTATTTTGGAAGCGGTTGTTGATTATGATCTTTGGATATGGCATGCATTTTTTGGTATGTCAGGGTCTAACAATGACATCAATGTTCTCGAGGCATCCAATCTTTTTTCAAATCTTGCGCAAGGTATCGCTCCTCCAGCAAATTACTTTATTGGTGGAAAAGAGTATCATCAAGGATATTACTTAGCCaatg CATCTCCAGCACGTGCTTGGCCGAAGAAACACTTGCAAGATATAATGACCGCATGCATAATAATGCACAATATGATTATCGAAGATGAGCGTGACTTGGATACACCAATCCAAGATGAGTTGGAAGCACCAACTCCAAATGTGGAAATGGTTACGGATCAAAATATAAGATTTCAAGAAATTTCTTGCTCGGTATAA
- the LOC140823245 gene encoding E3 ubiquitin-protein ligase WAV3-like, producing the protein MGSNWKKVKMALGLNLCAFVPANHLAGDDPDDVSSPSSELRSAAAIRPRTPEDSSSTPPTPSSIKMRLSKSFSRASSKKNCAICLASIKQGSQAIFTAECSHTFHFQCIASNVKHGNRYCPVCRAKWKEIPSQGHSLDPLMGRSRVNPIDWPYNNDRMINIHQHPPRSNSSRNASPLFHTPEPAVFDDDESLNLEIETASPERNTADKCSDDGVDQRKVVINSYKEVSAVPQSSTVDSFTVLLHLKAPCSNSWRNFSRNDAKSPQISQLPRAPVDLVTVLDISGSMSGTKLALLKRAMGFVIQNLGPNDRLAVIAFSSSARRVFPLCRMSEAGRYKALQAVNSLVASGGTNIGEGLRKGAKIMEDRREKNPVASIILLSDGQDTYSINDSGGNQNQPNYSSLLPLSIHPGESSGSKIPVHTFGFGTDHDATSMHSISEISGGTFSFIEAVGAIQDAFAQCIGGLLSVVAKNLQVKIECIHPTVYLESIKAGSYPNGVSSNHQSGSIDAGDLYADEERNFLVSVNIPAEISSNKTSLLKISCTYNDPFTKETATLEDHEVRIERTKTARQGTFSIEVDRQLNRIRAAEAIAQARTAAERGDLTGAISTLDNCRKLLSETMSAKSQDSLCIALDAELKEMQERMASRRLYEESGRAYILSGLSSHSWQRATARGDSTGGSSNTQAYTTPSMVEMVTRSQATLKNGSSTQRHLRPTWSFASRPNPR; encoded by the exons ATGGGGAGTAATTGGAAGAAAGTAAAGATGGCGCTTGGATTGAATCTGTGTGCATTTGTGCCGGCAAATCATTTAGCTGGTGATGATCCTGATGATGTCTCCTCACCATCATCTGAGCTACGGTCTGCTGCAGCCATCCGGCCACGGACCCCGGAGGACTCGTCCTCTACTCCTCCTACGCCCAGTTCGATTAAGATGAGGCTGTCTAAGAGCTTTAGTAGAGCTTCTTCTAAG AAGAATTGTGCGATATGTTTGGCGTCAATCAAACAAGGAAGCCAGGCGATTTTTACTGCAGAGTGCTCACATACCTTTCATTTCCAGTGTATTGCATCAAATGTTAAACATGGCAATCGATATTGTCCAGTGTGCAGAGCAAAATGGAAAGAAATACCCTCTCAAGGCCACAGCCTTGATCCTCTAATGGGGAGATCAAGGGTGAATCCCATCGATTGGCCCTACAATAATGATAGGATGATTAATATCCATCAACACCCGCCTCGTTCGAACTCCAGTCGAAATGCCTCGCCCCTGTTTCATACCCCTGAACCGGCAGTCTTTGACGATGATGAGTCCTTGAATCTTGAAATTGAAACAGCTTCTCCTGAGAGAAACACTGCGGATAAATGTTCAGACGATGGTGTTGACCAAAGAAAAGTTGTTATTAATTCTTATAAAGAAGTTTCAGCTGTTCCTCAATCAAGCACTGTTGATAGCTTTACCGTGTTACTTCATCTAAAAGCTCCTTGTTCAAATTCATGGCGTAATTTCAGCAGGAATGATGCAAAATCGCCGCAAATCTCTCAACTGCCTCGTGCACCTGTTGATCTTGTAACTGTTCTTGACATAAGTGGGAGCATGTCAGGTACGAAGTTGGCGTTGTTAAAAAGAGCTATGGGGTTTGTGATACAGAATCTTGGTCCCAACGATAGATTGGCAGTTATAGCCTTTTCCTCCTCGGCTCGACGCGTCTTTCCCCTCTGCAGAATGTCTGAAGCAGGACGATATAAAGCATTACAAGCTGTCAATTCTTTGGTTGCCAGTGGAGGAACAAACATTGGCGAAGGCTTGAGAAAGGGGGCGAAAATAATGGAAGATCGAAGAGAAAAGAATCCTGTTGCCAGTATAATATTGTTATCCGATGGGCAAGATACGTATTCAATCAATGATTCTGGTGGCAATCAGAATCAACCAAATTACAGCTCGCTTCTTCCCTTATCTATCCACCCTGGAGAAAGTTCGGGTTCCAAGATTCCGGTTCACACCTTCGGCTTTGGTACTGATCATGATGCAACATCGATGCATTCAATATCTGAAATTTCGGGAGGGACTTTTTCTTTCATTGAGGCCGTGGGGGCTATACAGGATGCATTTGCACAGTGCATCGGAGGCCTGTTAAGCGTTGTGGCAAAAAATCTTCAAGTAAAAATTGAGTGTATCCACCCGACTGTCTATCTCGAATCTATTAAAGCTGGAAGTTACCCTAATGGTGTCTCCTCTAATCACCAGTCGGGATCCATTGATGCTGGAGACCTGTATGCGGATGAGGAGCGAAACTTTCTTGTTTCTGTAAATATACCAGCCGAAATTTCAAGCAACAAAACATCATTGTTGAAGATAAGTTGCACTTACAACGACCCCTTCACTAAAGAAACAGCGACCTTGGAAGATCACGAGGTTAGAATTGAGAGAACCAAGACGGCTAGACAAGGAACCTTCTCCATTGAAGTGGACAGACAGCTGAACCGGATTCGAGCAGCAGAAGCAATAGCACAGGCACGAACTGCTGCTGAACGTGGAGATTTAACTGGTGCCATTTCTACACTTGACAACTGTCGAAAATTGTTATCAGAAACCATGTCAGCTAAATCTCAAGATAGCCTCTGTATTGCTCTTGATGCCGAGCTAAAGGAAATGCAAGAAAGAATGGCAAGTAGGCGTTTGTACGAGGAATCTGGAAGGGCGTACATTTTGTCGGGATTGAGTTCGCACTCTTGGCAAAGAGCGACTGCTAGAGGCGATTCAACAGGTGGTTCGAGCAATACTCAGGCATACACCACTCCATCAATGGTTGAAATGGTCACCCGGTCTCAGGCCACATTGAAGAATGGTTCTTCAACTCAGAGACATTTACGACCAACATGGTCGTTTGCCTCCCGACCGAATCCAAGGTAG